Proteins from a single region of Deferribacterota bacterium:
- a CDS encoding transketolase — MKLNNIVKNLEQLKTLCRGDILTMTTLAGSGHPGGSMSIIDMLLAIYNYANISLDNLYSLDRDRVIVSNGHTSPAVYSVLARCGFFNIEDVFLGFRKTGSIFEGHIERVVPGIEWSTGNLGQGLSASAGFAVAGKLLDKAFNIYVIMGDGENQKGQIIEARRFIKKYNFNNITAFIDYNHLQISGNIEDIMPQDIKAEYMATGWHIIEIDGHNLNEIFNALEESKRVDKPVAIIAHTTMGKGVSFMENKEVYHGKPLSEEEYFKAVKELNLDIDYERYKRLREEKQYNKLNKKRKEKIKGSTVNIDVGSSIIYNKDKKIDNRSAFGNALYDVVKLNYKKNTPIVVFDCDLASSVKTDKVKKEFTDIFFESGIQEHHTSTTAGATSINGVVSVFADFGVFGIDETYNQMRLNDINNTNLKVVTTHVGADVGEDGKTHQCIDYIGAFRNLYNVRIIIPADANQTDKAFRYMIKREGNY; from the coding sequence GTGAAGTTAAATAATATTGTAAAGAATTTGGAGCAGCTTAAAACCCTCTGCAGAGGCGACATCCTAACAATGACAACCCTAGCAGGTAGTGGTCACCCTGGTGGTTCAATGTCTATCATTGATATGCTTTTAGCTATTTACAACTATGCTAATATCTCACTAGATAATCTATATTCCTTAGATAGGGATAGGGTAATAGTATCTAATGGACATACATCCCCTGCAGTCTATTCAGTTCTTGCTAGATGTGGTTTTTTTAATATAGAGGATGTATTTCTTGGTTTTAGAAAGACAGGTAGTATTTTTGAAGGCCATATTGAAAGGGTAGTCCCTGGTATTGAGTGGTCAACAGGTAACTTGGGACAAGGCTTATCAGCTTCAGCAGGTTTTGCTGTAGCAGGGAAATTATTAGATAAAGCCTTTAATATATATGTCATTATGGGAGATGGAGAGAATCAAAAGGGACAAATCATTGAGGCAAGAAGATTTATTAAAAAATATAACTTTAATAACATAACAGCCTTTATCGATTACAACCATCTACAGATTAGTGGCAATATAGAGGATATTATGCCCCAAGATATAAAGGCAGAATATATGGCTACAGGCTGGCATATAATAGAGATTGATGGGCATAACCTTAATGAGATATTTAATGCATTAGAAGAGTCAAAAAGAGTAGATAAACCAGTAGCAATTATAGCGCACACAACTATGGGCAAAGGAGTCTCCTTTATGGAGAACAAAGAGGTTTATCACGGTAAGCCCTTAAGTGAGGAAGAATATTTTAAAGCAGTTAAAGAATTGAATCTAGATATAGACTATGAAAGGTATAAAAGACTAAGAGAGGAAAAGCAGTATAATAAATTAAATAAAAAGAGAAAAGAGAAAATAAAAGGGTCTACAGTTAATATAGATGTAGGCTCTTCTATTATCTATAATAAAGACAAAAAGATTGATAACCGCTCAGCCTTTGGCAATGCTTTGTATGATGTAGTAAAGCTAAACTATAAGAAAAATACACCCATTGTCGTATTTGATTGTGACCTAGCTAGCTCTGTAAAGACAGATAAAGTCAAAAAAGAATTCACAGATATATTCTTTGAATCAGGTATCCAAGAGCACCACACTTCAACAACAGCAGGAGCTACCAGTATAAATGGTGTAGTATCTGTATTTGCAGACTTTGGTGTATTTGGAATTGATGAGACCTATAACCAGATGAGATTAAATGATATAAATAATACGAATCTAAAGGTTGTTACAACCCATGTAGGAGCCGATGTAGGTGAAGATGGAAAAACCCATCAATGTATAGATTATATAGGTGCCTTTAGAAATCTATATAATGTTAGAATAATTATACCAGCAGATGCCAATCAAACAGATAAGGCCTTTAGATATATGATTAAAAGAGAGGGTAACTACC
- a CDS encoding Mrp/NBP35 family ATP-binding protein, whose translation MQKLSLDKVYNILENFPLLTDYTLKNINGLRSVDNKDGKIKAVIDLPITEKESLDFLKKDIESYMKKNNIDVDVELNSKQAKELNSIKHYIAVMSGKGGVGKSFVSGLLTVYLKRNGYNVGLLDADITGPSIPKMFGIKGNKTRVLEKAILPAFSKNDIKIMSTNLLLPEEDDAVIWRGPLISNVITQFFNDVLWGKLDYLIIDLPPGTSDASLTVLQTPPIDGVVMVFTPQDLANMIVRKAVNMVGKLNKSIIALVENMSYFEQKGSDEKINIFGSSKIEKMKELTDCETGIKLPLNPKFSEYADSGNIEELDYPPFDEFAKKIAELVKNKKYS comes from the coding sequence ATGCAAAAATTATCGTTAGATAAAGTTTATAACATTTTAGAAAACTTTCCCTTGCTTACAGATTACACATTAAAGAACATTAACGGGCTTAGAAGTGTAGATAATAAAGATGGAAAAATAAAGGCAGTAATTGATTTACCAATTACTGAAAAAGAAAGCCTAGATTTTTTAAAAAAAGATATAGAATCATATATGAAAAAAAACAATATAGATGTGGATGTTGAATTAAATAGTAAACAAGCAAAGGAATTAAATAGTATAAAGCACTATATCGCAGTTATGAGTGGCAAAGGTGGTGTCGGCAAATCTTTTGTAAGCGGTTTACTTACTGTATATCTTAAGAGAAATGGATATAATGTTGGTTTGTTAGATGCCGATATAACTGGACCAAGCATCCCTAAAATGTTTGGTATAAAAGGTAACAAAACAAGGGTACTTGAAAAGGCAATATTGCCGGCATTCAGCAAAAATGATATAAAAATAATGTCTACAAATCTACTTTTACCTGAAGAAGATGATGCCGTCATTTGGAGGGGGCCTTTGATCTCTAATGTAATTACACAGTTTTTTAATGATGTGCTTTGGGGAAAGCTTGACTACCTCATTATTGATCTACCACCTGGCACTTCTGATGCGTCATTAACAGTACTTCAAACACCTCCAATCGATGGCGTTGTTATGGTTTTTACACCACAAGATCTAGCTAATATGATTGTAAGAAAAGCTGTTAATATGGTAGGAAAACTAAATAAATCAATAATAGCATTAGTTGAAAATATGAGTTATTTTGAACAAAAAGGATCCGATGAGAAAATAAATATCTTTGGTTCTAGCAAAATAGAGAAAATGAAAGAATTAACGGACTGTGAAACAGGTATTAAACTACCTCTAAATCCCAAATTTAGTGAATACGCTGACAGTGGTAACATTGAAGAATTAGATTATCCTCCCTTTGATGAATTTGCCAAAAAAATCGCTGAATTAGTAAAAAATAAAAAATATAGTTAA
- a CDS encoding radical SAM protein, whose product MTNVYGPVPSRRLGKSLGINNIPYKICTYACIYCQIGKTIKMQNKREAFYKPEKLVSEVKNLLSNIHNKDKFPDYLTIVPDGEPTLDINIGILIEKLKVFNIPIAVITNASLIDQPDVRGDLSKADYISVKIDSVDKNKWRTINRPYKALNFYSILEGIKTFRCSFSGHLSTETMVIKGINDKDEDFIALAKYLNELKPDTAYLSIPIRPPAVKTVEPPEQKVLLQGFYTLSKIIPSAAQLTYYEGDSFFSAGNSESDLLSITAVHPMREDAVVQLLNRNNDSYQVVEKLIKQNMIEKIHYKNHYYYLRKFS is encoded by the coding sequence ATGACAAATGTATATGGACCTGTTCCTTCACGTAGATTAGGCAAAAGCCTTGGCATTAATAATATACCCTACAAGATCTGTACATACGCTTGTATTTATTGTCAAATTGGAAAAACTATAAAGATGCAAAATAAGAGAGAGGCCTTCTATAAACCAGAAAAACTTGTTAGTGAAGTAAAAAATCTTTTATCTAACATTCATAATAAAGATAAGTTCCCTGATTACTTAACAATTGTTCCTGATGGTGAACCTACCTTAGATATCAATATTGGAATATTAATTGAAAAGCTTAAAGTGTTTAATATCCCTATTGCTGTTATTACCAATGCATCATTAATTGATCAACCTGATGTTCGTGGTGATTTATCAAAGGCAGATTATATATCTGTAAAAATAGATAGTGTAGATAAAAATAAATGGCGTACAATAAATAGGCCTTATAAGGCATTAAATTTTTATAGCATATTAGAAGGTATTAAAACCTTTAGATGTAGTTTTTCTGGACATCTATCTACAGAAACAATGGTAATCAAAGGGATCAACGATAAAGACGAGGACTTTATAGCATTAGCAAAGTATTTGAATGAATTAAAACCTGATACTGCCTATTTATCTATCCCAATAAGACCGCCAGCAGTAAAAACTGTAGAACCACCAGAACAAAAAGTGTTGTTGCAGGGTTTTTATACTTTATCTAAAATAATCCCTTCAGCAGCACAACTTACCTACTATGAGGGTGATTCATTCTTTTCGGCAGGCAATAGTGAAAGTGATTTATTAAGCATAACCGCAGTGCACCCTATGCGAGAAGATGCAGTAGTACAATTGCTAAACAGGAACAATGACAGCTATCAAGTTGTTGAAAAACTAATTAAACAAAATATGATAGAAAAAATACATTATAAAAACCATTATTATTACTTAAGAAAATTTAGCTAA